The following are from one region of the Vitis riparia cultivar Riparia Gloire de Montpellier isolate 1030 chromosome 14, EGFV_Vit.rip_1.0, whole genome shotgun sequence genome:
- the LOC117930917 gene encoding probable low-specificity L-threonine aldolase 2, protein MVTRTVDLRSDTVTKPTETMRAAMAIAEVDDDVLVCDPTAVRLETEMARITGKEAALFVPSGTMGNLISVLVHCEVRGSEVILGDNSHIHIYENGGISTLGGVHPRTVKNNEDGTMDINLIEAAIRDPRGELVYPTTRLICLENTHANCGGRCLPAEYIDRVGELAKKHGLKLHIDGARIFNASIALGVPVHRLLQAADSASVCLSKGLGAPIGSVIVGSKSFIAKARRLRKTLGGGMRQVGIICAAALVALQENIAKLEGDHKKAKILAEGLNQIKGLKVNVTSVETNIVYFEIVEGSNITAEKLCKYLQEHGVLMMPESSSRIRVVLHHQISGTDVQYTLSCIQQAVTGVHDCNGDLKEISV, encoded by the exons ATGGTTACTAGAACAGTGGATCTCCGGTCTGACACAGTCACCAAACCCACTGAAACAATGAGGGCTGCAATGGCAATTGCTGAGGTGGATGATGATGTATTGGTTTGTGACCCTACTGCCGTTCGCCTTGAAACGGAAATGGCAAGGATCACAGGGAAGGAAGCTGCTCTGTTCGTTCCATCAGGCACCATGGGCAACCTCATTAGTGTGCTTGTTCACTGTGAGGTGAGGGGAAGTGAAGTCATTCTAGGAGACAATTcccatatacatatatatgagaATGGAGGCATTTCAACCCTTGGAGGTGTGCATCCGAGGACAgtgaaaaataatgaagatggAACTATGGATATCAATCTCATTGAAGCAGCCATCAGAGATCCAAGAGGGGAGCTTGTGTACCCAACCACAAGGCTTATATGCTTGGAGAACACGCATGCCAA CTGTGGTGGTAGATGCCTTCCTGCAGAATATATAGACAGAGTTGGAGAGTTAGCCAAGAAACATGGGTTAAAGCTTCATATTGATGGAGCCCGTATTTTCAATGCATCAATT GCACTTGGTGTACCAGTTCACAGGCTTTTACAAGCTGCTGACTCAGCTTCG GTATGTCTCTCAAAGGGTTTGGGTGCTCCCATTGGAAGTGTGATTGTTGGTTCCAAAAGTTTTATTGCTAAG GCTAGGAGGCTGAGGAAAACCTTAGGTGGTGGGATGAGACAGGTTGGTATCATTTGTGCTGCTGCTTTAGTTGCACTGCAAGAGAACATTGCAAAGCTTGAGGGTGATCACAAGAAAGCTAAGATTTTAGctg AAGGACTGAATCAAATTAAGGGCCTAAAAGTCAATGTTACTTCAGTGGAGACCAATATT GTATATTTTGAAATAGTGGAGGGCTCAAACATCACGGCAGAAAAACTATGCAAGTACTTGCAAGAACATGGCGTGCTTATGATGCCAGAGAGCTCGTCGAG GATTAGAGTTGTGCTCCACCACCAAATATCAGGAACTGATGTGCAGTATACATTGTCATGCATTCAG CAAGCTGTAACTGGAGTCCATGATTGCAACGGCGACTTGAAAGAAATTTCTGTCTAA
- the LOC117931415 gene encoding cell division cycle 5-like protein — MRIMIKGGVWKNTEDEILKAAVMKYGKNQWARISSLLVRKSAKQCKARWYEWLDPSIKKTEWTREEDEKLLHLAKLMPTQWRTIAPIVGRTPSQCLERYEKLLDAACVKDENYEPGDDPRKLRPGEIDPNPESKPARPDPVDMDEDEKEMLSEARARLANTRGKKAKRKAREKQLEEARRLASLQKRRELKAAGIDGRHRKRKRKGIDYNAEIPFEKKPPPGFFDVTDEERLVEQPKFPTTIEELEGKRRVDVEAQLRKQDVAKNKIAQRQDAPSAILQANKMNDPETVRKRSKLMLPAPQISDHELEEIAKMGYASDLLAGNEELTEGSGATRALLANYSQTPRQGMTPLRTPQRTPAGKGDAIMMEAENLARLRESQTPLLGGENPELHPSDFSGVTPKRRDIQTPNLMLTPSATPGGVGSTPGGVGSTPRISMTPSRDAHSFGITPKGTPIRDELHINEDMDMHDSAKLELRRQADLRRNLRSGLGSLPQPKNEYQVVIQPIPEDNEEPEEKIEEDMSDRLARERAEEEARQQALLRKRSKVLQRELPRPPVASLDLIRNSLMRADEDKSSFVPPTLIEQADEMIRKELLGLLEHDNAKYPLDEKTEKEKKKGGKRSANGKSAGSVSDIEDFEEAELKEADNLIKEEVQFLRVAMGHDNESLDEFVEAHKTCLNDLMYFPTRDAYGLSSVAGNMEKLAALQNEFDNVKKRMEDDTKKAQRLEQKIKLLTHGYQMRAGKLWTQIEATFKQMDTAGTELECFQALQKQEQLAASHRINGLWEEVQKQKELEQTLQSRYGDLIAEQERIQSLIDEYRVQAKIQEEIAAKNRALEVAEAETCQMDVENPEPAAADELGNSVQVDPSHGGLPDQKMDSSQEEYHTSPKHDADADADAANHITVAGLETPDAVAASDVLGNSFPADPSHDEMPGQKPDAAEGEAHASPNPDVNVGAENETIVPDTETAEPVCPSDELGKSMPVGSSRDGTPNDQMGAVQAEAYASTKLDGDVGAEAQDGGGS; from the exons ATGAGGATAATGATAAAGGGAGGCGTGTGGAAGAACACGGAGGATGAAATTCTGAAAGCGGCGGTGATGAAGTATGGGAAGAACCAGTGGGCCAGGATCTCTTCTCTTCTCGTTCGCAAATCGGCCAAGCAGTGCAAGGCTCGCTGGTACGAGTGGCTTGACCCTTCTATCAAGAAG ACTGAATGGACCAGAGAAGAAGATGAGAAACTACTTCATCTTGCCAAGCTCATGCCAACACAATGGAGAACAATTGCTCCCATTGTTGGACGTACTCCTTCTCAGTGCCTTGAGCGTTATGAAAAGCTCCTTGATGCAGCCTGTGTCAAGGATGAGAACTACGAACCCGGAGATGACCCGCGTAAACTGCGTCCTGGAGAGATTGACCCAAACCCAGAATCAAAGCCTGCCCGTCCAGATCCTGTTGATATGGATGAGGATGAGAAGGAAATGCTTTCAGAAGCTCGAGCTCGGTTAGCCAACACGAGAGGTAAGAAGGCCAAAAGAAAAGCTAGAGAAAAGCAGCTTGAAGAAGCCAGGAGGCTCGCGTCTTTGCAGAAAAGGAGAGAACTTAAGGCTGCTGGAATTGATGGTAGACATCGtaagaggaaaaggaaaggaatagattacAATGCGGAAATCCCCTTTGAGAAGAAGCCACCTCCAGGCTTTTTTGATGTCACTGATGAAGAAAGGCTAGTTGAGCAGCCCAAGTTTCCTACCACCATTGAAGAACTTGAAGGCAAAAGAAGGGTTGATGTAGAAGCACAATTAAGAAAGCAGGATGTTGCAAAGAATAAAATTGCACAAAGACAAGATGCCCCATCAGCTATATTGCAAGCCAATAAGATGAATGACCCAGAAACAGTTAGGAAAAGGTCAAAACTGATGCTTCCTGCCCCACAGATTTCAGACCATGAGTTAGAGGAAATTGCAAAGATGGGTTATGCTAGCGATCTTCTTGCTGGGAACGAGGAGCTCACAGAAGGGAGTGGGGCAACACGTGCTCTTCTTGCAAATTATTCCCAGACACCACGACAGGGGATGACTCCTTTACGAACCCCACAAAGAACACCAGCTGGTAAGGGTGATGCTATCATGATGGAAGCAGAAAACTTAGCTAGATTGAGAGAATCACAGACACCATTATTAGGAGGAGAAAATCCTGAGTTGCACCCTTCAGATTTTTCAGGGGTCACCCCCAAAAGAAGGGACATCCAAACGCCAAATCTAATGCTGACTCCTTCTGCGACTCCTGGAGGTGTGGGCTCGACTCCTGGAGGTGTGGGCTCGACTCCTAGAATTAGCATGACTCCATCAAGGGATGCCCATTCTTTTGGTATAACCCCAAAAGGAACTCCCATTAGAGATGAGCTCCACATTAATGAAGATATGGATATGCATGATAGTGCAAAACTTGAGCTCCGGAGGCAGGCTGATCTAAGAAGGAACTTACGTTCTGGTTTAGGCAGTCTTCCACAGCCCAAGAATGAGTACCAAGTAGTTATCCAACCTATTCCAGAAGATAATGAAGAACCAGAGGAGAAGATAGAAGAAGATATGTCTGATAGGCTAGCTAGAGAAAGGGCTGAGGAGGAAGCCAGGCAGCAGGCATTACTTAGGAAGAGATCAAAAGTACTGCAGAGAGAGCTCCCTAGACCTCCTGTTGCTTCATTAGACCTCATTAGAAATTCTCTGATGAGGGCTGATGAAGACAAGAGTTCCTTTGTTCCTCCTACGTTGATTGAGCAGGCTGATGAAATGATAAGAAAGGAGCTGCTTGGCTTACTTGAGCATGATAATGCAAAGTATCCACTTGATGAAAAAACagagaaggagaaaaagaaaggaggCAAGCGCTCTGCAAATGGAAAATCTGCTGGTTCTGTCTCTGACATAGAAGATTTTGAAGAAGCTGAACTAAAAGAG GCTGACAATTTGATAAAGGAAGAAGTTCAGTTTCTCCGTGTGGCAATGGGACATGATAACGAATCACTTGATGAATTTGTTGAGGCACACAAAACATGCTTAAATGACCTGATGTACTTCCCTACTCGTGATGCTTATGGTCTGTCAAGTGTTGCTGGAAACATGGAGAAACTTGCAGCCCTGCAGAACGAATTTGACAATGTGAAAAAGAGGATGGAGGATGATACTAAGAAGGCACAACGCCTTGAGCAGAAGATAAAACTTCTTACGCATGGTTATCAG ATGCGGGCTGGAAAACTGTGGACACAAATTGAGGCAACTTTCAAACAGATGGACACTGCTGGAACAGAACTTGAGTGTTTCCAAGCTTTGCAAAAACAAGAGCAACTAGCAGCATCACACAGGATCAATGGTCTTTGGGAGGAAGTTCAGAAGCAGAAGGAGCTTGAACAGACTTTACAGAGTCGCTATGGGGATCTTATTGCAGAGCAGGAAAGAATCCAATCTCTCATTGATGAATACAGAGTACAAGCAAAAATTCAAGAAGAAATTGCGGCAAAGAATCGTGCTCTTGAGGTGGCTGAGGCTGAAACGTGTCAAATGGATGTGGAAAATCCTGAGCCTGCAGCTGCAGATGAGCTTGGGAACTCTGTGCAAGTTGATCCATCTCATGGTGGATTGCCAGACCAGAAAATGGATTCCAGCCAAGAAGAATATCATACAAGCCCAAAACATGATGCTGATGCTGATGCAGATGCAGCTAATCATATTACTGTGGCTGGCTTGGAAACTCCTGATGCTGTAGCCGCCTCAGATGTGCTTGGAAATTCCTTTCCAGCTGATCCATCTCATGATGAAATGCCAGGCCAGAAACCGGATGCTGCTGAAGGGGAAGCTCATGCATCCCCAAATCCTGATGTGAATGTTGGTGCAGAAAATGAAACAATTGTACCAGACACAGAAACTGCTGAGCCTGTATGCCCATCAGATGAGCTTGGAAAATCTATGCCAGTTGGCTCATCTCGTGATGGAACTCCAAATGATCAAATGGGTGCTGTCCAAGCAGAAGCTTATGCAAGTACAAAACTTGATGGGGATGTTGGTGCAGAGGCCCAAGATGGTGGAGGATCGTAG